The sequence AAGACGCAGCTGCTGGCCCTTGAGGACGAGAAGGGCCGCAAGGTCATGGTGCCGACGGACCGGCTGGCGTACGTGGAGCTCGGCGCGCCGACCGTGCGCAAGGTGGGCTTCGGCGCGCTGTAGTCAAGGCGGTCACAAGGGCCCGGCGGCACTCGGCCGCCGGGCCCTTGTGCTGAGCGGATTCGCACACAGAGACGACACAACTCCTCCATAGCGGAGGGTTGCAGTCCGCAGGTCACGGGTAGTACGGGCTACGACCGTTCAAGGCAGACCGGCCGTGGGAGGGACCCCCGTCATGATCCTGGAAGCACTCGGCACCGCCGTGCTCGGTCTCCTGCTCGCCTGGGCGGCGACCGCCCGCCTGGCCCACCGCCTCCCGAACCGCCCCCTGGTCTACTCGACCGGCACCGCGGGCGCCCTGCTGGGCGACTTCGTCACCCACAGCGCCGTGGGTCCGGGCTCCCTCGTGGTCCCCGTCCTGGGCGCGGCGATCATCTCCGCCGCTTCCCTGTCCCTGCTGCTGCGCCCGTCCCGAAGCCGCCGCTCCCTGACGGCATAGACAGGAGCCCTGTTCAAGGGGCCGGGACCAATCGCCCCGAAAGGGGCGCGGGGCTCTGTTCGATATGCGGCTCCGCCGCGTGGGCGCGGCCGGCCACCACACCCCCTGCCCCGCCCCCCACGGAGCGCACCGCTTCCGCAGCGCTTCTCAGGCCGCGAGGCCCAGCGCAGCCATCCGCTTCGTGTGCGCCTCCGTGATCCTCGTGAACATCCGCCCCACCTCGGCCAGATCGAACCCGTCGGCCACCCCGCCCACGAGCATCGTGGACAGCGCGTCCCGGTCCGCCACCACCCGCTGCGACTGCGACAGCGCCTCGCCCATCAGCCGCCGTGCCCACAGCGCGAGCCGCCCACCGACCCGCGGCTCGGCGTCGATCGCGGCCCGCACCTTCTCCACCGCGAACTCCGCGTGCCCGGTGTCGTCCAGCACCGCGAGCACCAGCTCCCGGGTGTCGATGTCGAGCCGCGCCGCCACCTCCCGGTAGAAGTCGCTCGCGATCGAGTCGCCGACGTACGCCTTGACCAGGCCCTCCAGCCAGTCCGAGGGCGCCGTCTGCCGGTGGAAGCCGTCCAGCGCGGCGACGAACGGGTCCATCGCGGCCGTCGGGTCCTCACCGATCTCCGTCAGCCGGTCCCGCAGCCGCTCGAAGTGGTGGAACTCGGCCGACGCCATCTTCGCCAGCTCGGACTTGTCCCCGAGGGTCGGCGCCAGCTTCGCGTCCTCCGCGAGCCGCTCGAACGCCGCGAGCTCTCCATAGGCGAGCGCCCCGAGCAGATCCACGACGGCGGCGCGGTAGTGCGGCTCGGCGGCGGCCTGCGCCCAGTCCTGCGCGGCGACACCGGTCGGTACGGGGGCGGCGGACGCGTTCTCAGGCTTGTCAGAGCTAGTCATGAGGCGCACAATAGCCCGCTCGGCGCACCCGTCGAGCCCCCGGTCGATCACTGTGACCACGACTACGTGACCAATTCGGCCATCGCATGTGCGCGAATCCGAGGTATGGTGGTAATGCGCCTGGGAGTGCGTCGACGGTGTTCGACGTGTTCCGGCAGGGCGCACGCATGAGGATGCCCGGTCGGTGGCCCGATCGGCTCCGACCCGACAGACCTCCGTGGCCGTACGGCTCATTACGTACGACGACCGGAGGGACACCCTCAGCGGTACGAGCGCTAGAGCGTCGGCAGAGGTCCCGTGCTATACGGCTTGCCTTGACAGGTTCGCCCGTACGGCAGCCGACGTCCCCGGCACGGTCAGCCATGACCCCCCGCGCTCGCCTCGCACCGCGCCACACAGAAGAGGCAGCACCCTGACTACGACGTTTCGAGACCTTGGGATTCTCCCCGAGACCGCCGAGGCCCTGGAGGCCGTCGGCATCGTCAATCCCTTCCCCATCCAGGAGATGACGCTTCCCGTCGCCCTTTCCGGCACGGACGTCATCGGCCAGGCCAAGACCGGCACCGGCAAGACGCTGGGCTT is a genomic window of Streptomyces sp. WP-1 containing:
- a CDS encoding DUF3107 domain-containing protein — translated: MEVKIGVQHAPREIVLESGQSVEEVERLVSDALAGKTQLLALEDEKGRKVMVPTDRLAYVELGAPTVRKVGFGAL
- a CDS encoding ferritin-like fold-containing protein; the protein is MTSSDKPENASAAPVPTGVAAQDWAQAAAEPHYRAAVVDLLGALAYGELAAFERLAEDAKLAPTLGDKSELAKMASAEFHHFERLRDRLTEIGEDPTAAMDPFVAALDGFHRQTAPSDWLEGLVKAYVGDSIASDFYREVAARLDIDTRELVLAVLDDTGHAEFAVEKVRAAIDAEPRVGGRLALWARRLMGEALSQSQRVVADRDALSTMLVGGVADGFDLAEVGRMFTRITEAHTKRMAALGLAA